In Elusimicrobiota bacterium, one genomic interval encodes:
- a CDS encoding TonB-dependent receptor — MIKRILTLGALIGLTMGQNPCSWAAGAPAGGTDPFQFFEEESKVVTASKKEEKLQDTPGVVAVITAEDIRRFGARNLRDVLDRAPSLYTLNGTLYPSNVVSIRGDTQTQADSHVLWLVDGRPMREVAFGGVNFPLLTSYPVDLVDHLEIVRGPGSVLYGSNAYTGIINIITKKVPEREATVRGGGGSYNTTYGAFSGGVPLNDQGSVTGAGRYFRSAGWRYSATDEGRINSSMRVKEEDTSFALASRYRDWTLTGFYAEAHHLDLGTLPRWPDDPTNTLKGMFDVGYKHALAENWNTAVNTTYNFSRLGVTDPGEIDTNRDGTSFLTEATIQGTPLRDLNITLGGTGDYHEIVFDPEGLHPHETWWSFYSQADYRLIPSVKLLGGAQYNKPEGVSANISPRGGAIVTFDPNWGAKLLYGEAFRAPYPAETQMRSTALYGNPDLKPETIQTYDAQVFYQSKPVRGSLTFFHSRQRDRIIRVVVGGVPTFANVDNLTSDGIELEGVVNATSRLFFTGSYLYQINKNQNAVHDATFMPTHMLKTGVSYAGDSGVTMGLFNTYIGERGDVNAVNSTAREVNPPAQAYHWLTLHAIFDLQKFLKQSLFSGMEFRVYAINLLNEQVYDPEFNRRQINTVPAREGRSAYGEISVKFGGRNF; from the coding sequence ATGATAAAGAGAATCTTGACGCTGGGAGCACTAATCGGATTGACGATGGGACAAAACCCGTGCTCCTGGGCCGCCGGAGCCCCAGCGGGGGGAACGGATCCCTTTCAATTTTTCGAGGAAGAGTCCAAAGTCGTTACGGCTTCCAAGAAGGAAGAAAAACTACAGGATACCCCCGGCGTCGTCGCGGTCATTACCGCGGAGGACATCCGCCGCTTTGGAGCAAGGAATTTGCGGGATGTGCTCGATCGGGCTCCCAGTCTTTATACCCTGAACGGAACACTTTATCCATCCAACGTTGTTTCCATCCGAGGAGACACACAAACGCAGGCGGATAGCCATGTTCTTTGGCTCGTGGACGGTCGCCCGATGCGGGAGGTGGCCTTCGGTGGAGTCAACTTCCCCCTCTTGACCTCCTATCCGGTGGATCTTGTGGACCATCTTGAGATTGTCCGGGGTCCGGGTTCTGTTCTTTACGGTTCGAATGCTTATACGGGGATCATCAACATCATCACCAAGAAAGTCCCAGAGCGCGAGGCGACCGTCAGGGGCGGCGGTGGCTCTTACAACACAACCTATGGAGCGTTTTCAGGCGGAGTCCCTTTGAATGATCAAGGCAGCGTGACAGGCGCCGGCCGCTATTTCCGGTCCGCCGGCTGGCGTTATTCCGCCACAGACGAAGGCCGGATTAATAGTTCCATGCGCGTGAAGGAAGAGGACACCAGTTTTGCCTTGGCCTCCCGCTACCGCGACTGGACCCTGACCGGCTTTTATGCCGAAGCGCATCACCTCGATCTCGGAACCCTGCCGCGCTGGCCGGACGATCCAACCAACACCCTTAAAGGCATGTTCGATGTGGGTTATAAGCACGCCCTGGCCGAAAACTGGAACACGGCAGTCAATACCACATACAACTTTTCTCGCTTGGGCGTGACCGATCCCGGAGAAATCGACACCAATCGGGATGGAACGAGCTTTCTAACCGAAGCAACGATTCAAGGTACCCCCCTGAGAGATCTGAACATCACCCTGGGAGGCACCGGCGACTACCACGAAATCGTTTTCGATCCGGAGGGCCTGCATCCTCACGAAACTTGGTGGAGTTTCTATTCGCAAGCCGATTATCGTCTGATCCCGTCAGTGAAATTATTGGGTGGCGCGCAGTACAACAAGCCCGAAGGCGTTTCGGCCAATATCTCCCCTCGCGGCGGCGCCATCGTAACCTTCGATCCCAATTGGGGCGCAAAGCTTCTTTACGGAGAAGCGTTCCGGGCGCCTTACCCGGCGGAGACCCAGATGCGGTCTACCGCGCTTTACGGGAATCCGGATTTAAAACCGGAAACCATCCAAACGTACGACGCGCAGGTGTTCTATCAATCCAAACCGGTTCGCGGCAGCCTGACCTTTTTCCACAGCCGCCAGCGGGATCGCATCATCCGAGTCGTCGTCGGCGGAGTTCCGACGTTTGCAAACGTCGACAATCTGACGTCCGATGGAATCGAACTGGAAGGCGTGGTTAATGCGACATCCCGTTTATTCTTCACCGGGTCCTATCTCTACCAAATCAACAAAAACCAAAACGCCGTTCACGATGCGACGTTCATGCCAACCCACATGCTCAAAACGGGCGTTTCCTACGCAGGGGATTCGGGCGTCACGATGGGACTCTTTAACACGTACATCGGCGAACGGGGAGACGTGAATGCAGTCAACTCAACCGCTCGGGAAGTCAATCCACCCGCTCAAGCCTATCACTGGTTGACACTCCATGCCATCTTCGACTTGCAGAAGTTTTTGAAGCAAAGCCTTTTCTCAGGGATGGAGTTCCGAGTCTACGCGATCAACCTGCTCAACGAACAGGTTTATGATCCAGAGTTTAACCGTAGACAAATTAATACCGTCCCGGCCCGTGAAGGCCGGTCAGCCTATGGCGAGATCAGTGTGAAATTCGGTGGAAGAAACTTTTGA
- a CDS encoding type IV toxin-antitoxin system AbiEi family antitoxin, with the protein MGRPIFTLLEAQHILRASYGNTKKLLHDLVRLNWLRRLGRGRYLIVPLGVSDRNEYTADELLIASHLVSPYYISWWTALHHYGYTEQVSRKVYIAVQAQNRPLTLSGVTYQFITLKKSKFFGFEEVWVQDQKVKMASREKMVIDCLDRPDLCGGIVEAAKGLWNGRTELDLSLLVRYAVMMKAKTVCKRLGYLLEFFELGGKPDLLRLQNIMLPGWSILDPNLPKTERYMSRWRLQLNVRDEDLRSWKGT; encoded by the coding sequence ATGGGGCGCCCCATTTTTACCCTTTTGGAAGCCCAGCATATCCTTCGGGCCAGTTATGGAAACACAAAAAAGCTCCTCCACGACCTGGTTCGGCTGAACTGGCTCCGGCGTCTAGGGCGCGGGAGATACCTCATTGTTCCCCTAGGCGTTTCGGATCGGAATGAATACACCGCAGATGAGCTTCTTATCGCCTCCCACCTGGTTTCCCCCTACTACATCTCCTGGTGGACGGCCTTGCATCACTATGGTTACACGGAACAGGTTTCACGGAAGGTCTATATCGCCGTCCAAGCGCAAAATCGCCCACTGACGCTATCCGGCGTGACGTATCAGTTCATTACGTTGAAAAAAAGCAAATTCTTCGGCTTTGAAGAGGTCTGGGTGCAGGACCAGAAAGTGAAGATGGCCAGCCGCGAGAAAATGGTCATCGACTGTCTGGATCGTCCAGACCTGTGCGGGGGGATTGTAGAGGCGGCCAAGGGGCTCTGGAATGGCCGGACTGAACTCGACCTGTCCCTGCTTGTTCGTTACGCCGTCATGATGAAAGCGAAAACGGTATGCAAGCGCTTAGGCTATCTACTTGAGTTCTTCGAACTCGGCGGAAAGCCGGACCTTCTGCGGCTTCAGAACATCATGCTCCCGGGATGGTCGATCCTGGATCCAAATCTCCCCAAAACAGAGAGATACATGAGCCGATGGAGACTGCAACTGAACGTTCGTGATGAAGATTTACGCTCTTGGAAAGGAACCTAA
- a CDS encoding glycerophosphodiester phosphodiesterase family protein, with translation MMTLWPRQAPCLIVGHRGAMGYAPENTLASFEEAVRRGADLIELDVQLSRDGEVVVLHDTSVDRTTNGEGIVRDLSWEKISSLDAGMWYSPEYAGEYVPSLSQVIQRFKGRRTTSRHALGFIIELKTVRGLGGALADAVVNRLQKDDFVERVVIISFDAVALQEVRVAHRTVPIGLLYSEEGDESRVDQAKMIGAQALFPRKTCITTRGVQAAHKADLAVSTWTANTKNEMKRLISCGVDAITTNFPDRLRSLME, from the coding sequence ATGATGACTCTCTGGCCTCGTCAAGCTCCTTGCCTGATCGTCGGACACCGCGGCGCCATGGGCTACGCGCCTGAAAACACACTCGCTTCTTTCGAAGAGGCGGTGCGTCGCGGCGCGGACCTGATCGAGCTGGATGTTCAACTCTCGAGAGACGGTGAAGTGGTTGTTCTGCATGACACGTCGGTGGACCGCACGACCAACGGCGAAGGCATCGTTCGCGACCTGTCCTGGGAAAAAATAAGCAGTTTGGATGCCGGAATGTGGTACAGCCCGGAATACGCCGGGGAATATGTTCCCTCCTTGTCGCAAGTCATCCAGCGGTTCAAAGGCCGGCGGACCACCAGCCGGCACGCGCTGGGGTTTATTATTGAACTGAAAACCGTCAGGGGGCTCGGCGGCGCGCTGGCGGATGCGGTGGTGAACCGGTTGCAGAAAGACGATTTTGTGGAACGGGTCGTTATTATTTCTTTCGACGCGGTGGCGCTTCAGGAAGTCCGCGTTGCCCACCGGACCGTGCCGATCGGACTGCTTTATTCCGAAGAAGGCGACGAATCGCGGGTCGATCAGGCCAAAATGATCGGTGCGCAAGCACTCTTCCCGCGCAAAACGTGCATCACGACCCGGGGCGTGCAGGCGGCGCACAAAGCGGATCTGGCGGTGTCCACCTGGACCGCCAACACCAAAAACGAGATGAAACGCCTGATCTCCTGCGGTGTCGACGCCATCACCACCAACTTTCCGGACCGCTTACGGTCCCTCATGGAATAG
- a CDS encoding HAD family phosphatase: MLRAVIFDMDGVICDSEPLHLKAFQRVVHELGILLTDQEYYDRYLAFDDRGCFRMIFQANGRPALDEKTLQDLVDRKARYFDEAMKEHLVIYPGAEALIRKLSTRFALALASGARRLEVEYVLRKGKIRGLFTAIVSSDDVQQGKPHPESFLTALKLLNERRLVDSPEIKPEECVVIEDSRHGLAAARTAGMKSAAVTTSYRADQLTDADLIISSLVGFEIADLEKLFV, encoded by the coding sequence ATGTTAAGAGCTGTTATATTTGATATGGATGGCGTGATTTGCGACAGCGAACCGCTGCACCTGAAAGCTTTTCAGCGGGTGGTTCATGAGCTGGGCATTCTTTTAACGGATCAGGAATATTACGACCGTTACCTGGCTTTTGACGACCGGGGATGTTTCCGCATGATTTTCCAAGCCAACGGCCGGCCGGCTCTCGACGAAAAAACGCTCCAGGACCTGGTGGATCGCAAAGCGCGCTATTTCGACGAGGCGATGAAGGAGCATCTGGTTATCTATCCCGGCGCCGAAGCCTTGATCCGAAAGCTGTCGACCCGATTTGCTCTGGCGCTGGCCTCGGGTGCGCGGCGGCTGGAGGTCGAATATGTTCTCAGAAAAGGAAAGATCCGCGGGCTTTTTACGGCCATTGTCAGCTCCGACGATGTCCAGCAGGGCAAGCCGCATCCGGAATCCTTTCTGACTGCTTTGAAACTGCTGAACGAGCGGCGTTTGGTAGATTCGCCTGAGATCAAACCCGAGGAGTGCGTGGTGATTGAGGACTCCCGACACGGCTTAGCCGCGGCCAGAACCGCGGGGATGAAAAGCGCGGCGGTCACAACGTCCTACCGGGCGGATCAGCTGACAGACGCTGACCTGATTATCAGTAGCCTGGTCGGTTTTGAGATCGCGGATTTGGAGAAACTCTTTGTCTAG
- a CDS encoding ABC transporter substrate binding protein, producing the protein MSSDSPPYQEALAGVKEALARPLRVVNLAQSENVPPTRLILAIGGKAALHSYPRKSAIVYCLVPNVMLRPDQYSGPLVRVSLSPAPAVMLRNLKEIQPTLKRLGILWTSDAYVGYTAQLKAESPNFGVEVIAERLKTPENLLDGIRAIKDRVDALWLPPDPFLITAHNFAAFKQFSLSNHIPLYVPMDNLADQGAVAAVSSSFHNMGQKAGEVAEKILSGNPVTESSVYVEKVTLTINASFAAQSGLELPPAVLKKADRVIP; encoded by the coding sequence TTGAGTTCCGATTCGCCGCCGTATCAAGAAGCTCTGGCAGGGGTCAAGGAAGCCCTGGCCCGGCCCTTGCGGGTCGTAAATTTAGCACAATCGGAAAACGTCCCTCCGACGCGCCTCATTCTGGCCATTGGCGGGAAAGCCGCTCTACACAGCTACCCACGGAAAAGCGCGATCGTTTACTGCCTCGTCCCAAACGTCATGCTGAGACCGGATCAATACAGCGGTCCCTTGGTCAGGGTCTCTCTGTCCCCAGCACCGGCCGTGATGCTTCGAAATTTAAAGGAAATTCAACCGACGCTAAAGCGCCTGGGGATTCTGTGGACCTCGGATGCCTACGTTGGCTATACCGCCCAACTCAAGGCGGAATCCCCCAACTTCGGTGTGGAGGTGATTGCCGAGCGCTTAAAGACCCCTGAAAATCTGTTGGACGGAATCAGGGCCATCAAGGACCGCGTGGACGCACTCTGGTTGCCTCCGGACCCTTTTCTGATCACCGCACACAACTTTGCGGCGTTCAAACAATTCTCTCTTTCCAATCACATCCCGCTTTATGTCCCCATGGACAACCTGGCGGACCAAGGGGCAGTGGCGGCGGTTTCCAGCAGTTTTCACAACATGGGTCAGAAAGCAGGAGAAGTCGCCGAAAAAATACTCTCTGGAAATCCAGTAACGGAGAGCTCCGTCTACGTTGAAAAAGTCACGCTGACGATTAACGCGTCTTTCGCCGCCCAAAGCGGGCTGGAACTTCCCCCCGCTGTTCTGAAAAAGGCAGACAGGGTGATCCCTTGA
- a CDS encoding DEAD/DEAH box helicase family protein, with protein MVTGRLATDLPMAIATARKRNAKVDSTSEELQRELERLRRENEELKKKLKEPVPLTLIAPQPPQQLFISSPEFDHVESAVPSVANNSPADYKVKLFRDLFKGREDVYAERWESEYSGKRGYSPACENKWDSIKNKEPRKYLPLTDQVLLDHLSGTKTIGVYPLLKDNRCCFLACDFDGQGWRLDALAYLDVCGRYGVPAYLERSRSGDGGHVWIFFSGPVKAETARQLGMRLLRQVMEVRAKMDLASYDRFFPSQDFTPRGGFGNLIALPLQKKCRALGHSEFIDPASQELKSWPDQWLFLSQVKRISSAELKGILLKVPLISVGLETALTVSLPSARQRLPAPDQVRCAVGAMFSIEKSGIPPWLLSRLKHLASLWNPIFFEKQRKRFSTYGIPPLIRCYEEDMSHLHLPRGTQEEVESLFKEVGTVPIIEDLRPVPAKLSFEFYGRLSDGQEHAMQTMLSHDIGVLVAPPGAGKTVMGCYAIARRNVPCIVLSHRKPILEQWRRQLMTFLKLKSSDIGQVGGGRDRQTGVLDLGMLQSLDGKQPAELQAFFSQYGFVVIDECHHIPAVTFEASLKRVCARYILGLTATPHRSDGLHDIMPMQCGPIRYRMAMEDNGIPRQLILRETAMPPLAPETSIQDVFKAMAGDKERNELIEQDVALALSQGRKCLVLSHRKEHCRQLADGLRLKGKSPYLLSGAVGKKQRTVILNQIKEQPPENELLIIATGQYLGEGFDCPQVDTLFLAFPIAFRGKLIQYVGRILRKHDGKTSVVVYDYLDKQVPVLNQMYYRRAAAYKTMHFS; from the coding sequence ATGGTCACCGGACGTCTGGCGACCGACTTGCCGATGGCCATCGCCACCGCTAGAAAAAGGAATGCGAAGGTGGATTCTACTTCGGAAGAACTTCAGCGAGAATTAGAGCGGCTTCGTCGTGAGAACGAGGAGCTTAAGAAGAAGCTAAAAGAACCCGTTCCTCTGACACTAATCGCACCGCAACCTCCGCAGCAACTCTTCATTTCCTCGCCCGAATTCGACCACGTCGAGAGTGCCGTCCCCTCCGTTGCAAACAATTCGCCAGCCGATTATAAGGTCAAATTGTTCCGAGACCTTTTCAAGGGTCGCGAGGATGTCTATGCGGAACGATGGGAAAGTGAATACTCCGGCAAAAGGGGTTATTCCCCGGCTTGCGAGAACAAGTGGGATTCCATTAAGAATAAAGAACCGAGGAAGTATCTTCCTTTAACTGATCAGGTTCTCTTGGACCATCTCTCCGGCACGAAGACCATCGGTGTCTATCCCCTGCTCAAAGATAACCGTTGTTGCTTTCTGGCCTGCGATTTCGACGGCCAGGGCTGGCGGCTAGATGCGCTGGCTTACTTGGACGTCTGCGGGCGGTACGGCGTACCCGCTTATCTGGAACGCTCCCGGTCGGGAGACGGCGGCCATGTCTGGATTTTCTTCAGCGGGCCCGTGAAAGCGGAAACGGCCCGCCAGCTTGGCATGCGCCTTTTGCGGCAGGTCATGGAAGTACGTGCCAAGATGGACCTGGCCAGCTACGACCGGTTTTTCCCAAGCCAGGATTTTACTCCGAGGGGAGGATTCGGCAATCTGATCGCCCTCCCGCTCCAAAAGAAATGTCGCGCACTGGGCCATTCAGAGTTTATTGACCCGGCGAGCCAGGAACTGAAATCCTGGCCGGACCAATGGTTGTTTTTGAGTCAGGTGAAGCGGATATCGTCGGCAGAATTGAAGGGAATTTTACTTAAGGTACCGCTCATTTCCGTGGGTTTGGAAACAGCGCTCACCGTTTCTTTGCCTTCGGCCCGACAGCGGCTGCCTGCGCCGGATCAGGTGCGTTGCGCGGTCGGGGCCATGTTCAGTATCGAGAAATCAGGCATACCGCCCTGGCTTCTGTCCCGGCTCAAGCATCTGGCCTCTCTCTGGAACCCGATTTTCTTTGAAAAACAACGAAAGCGCTTTTCAACTTACGGCATTCCTCCGCTCATTCGGTGTTACGAGGAGGACATGAGCCATCTCCACCTGCCGCGTGGAACGCAGGAAGAGGTGGAAAGCCTGTTCAAAGAGGTGGGGACCGTGCCTATCATTGAGGACTTGCGGCCAGTCCCCGCAAAGCTTTCGTTTGAGTTCTACGGCCGGCTAAGCGATGGCCAGGAACACGCGATGCAAACGATGCTATCGCACGACATCGGCGTCCTGGTAGCTCCGCCGGGGGCGGGCAAAACCGTGATGGGCTGCTATGCCATTGCGCGGCGCAACGTCCCATGCATTGTCCTTTCGCACCGGAAACCGATTCTGGAGCAATGGCGCCGTCAGCTTATGACATTCCTTAAGCTCAAGTCATCCGATATCGGACAGGTCGGTGGTGGCCGGGACCGCCAGACAGGCGTCCTCGATTTGGGCATGTTGCAAAGCCTGGATGGTAAGCAGCCGGCTGAACTGCAAGCTTTCTTTTCCCAATACGGCTTTGTGGTGATCGACGAATGCCACCATATCCCCGCCGTGACCTTTGAAGCCAGCCTGAAGCGGGTGTGCGCCCGCTATATTCTGGGATTAACGGCTACTCCGCATCGCAGCGACGGTCTCCATGACATCATGCCGATGCAATGCGGTCCGATCCGCTACCGGATGGCGATGGAAGATAATGGCATCCCGCGCCAACTCATCCTCCGCGAGACCGCGATGCCGCCGCTTGCCCCCGAAACGTCAATCCAAGACGTCTTCAAAGCCATGGCGGGGGATAAGGAACGAAACGAACTGATCGAACAGGACGTTGCCCTGGCCCTCTCACAAGGACGCAAATGCCTTGTCTTAAGTCACCGGAAGGAACACTGCCGCCAACTGGCAGACGGTTTGAGACTGAAGGGGAAATCCCCTTATCTTTTGAGCGGTGCGGTTGGGAAGAAGCAGCGCACCGTAATCTTGAACCAGATCAAAGAGCAGCCGCCGGAGAATGAGCTTCTGATCATCGCCACCGGCCAATACCTGGGCGAAGGATTCGACTGTCCCCAGGTCGACACGCTATTTCTGGCTTTTCCCATCGCTTTTCGCGGCAAGCTCATCCAGTATGTCGGCCGGATATTGCGCAAGCACGATGGGAAAACCAGCGTGGTGGTCTACGACTACCTTGATAAGCAGGTGCCGGTTTTGAACCAGATGTATTATCGCCGCGCCGCGGCCTACAAGACCATGCACTTTTCCTAA
- the hpnC gene encoding squalene synthase HpnC, giving the protein MRKLQETPSPVRRMGEGWDEGTSAAVPSPPPSPGTSVGRGSSQEKLGLLLPPSVAEPFGRSWSEAEAFSYCKRLTRGHYENFPVGSVLIPGRLQPAVHALYAFMRTSDDFSDENRRTGDETERLAWLRSWEALLDDCVRGEARHPIFIALRRTLEQHRLPVEWLRDLLHAFQMDVTVRRYQTYDDLLAYCRYSAHPVGRLILTLFGYRDEELYRLSDAICTGLQLANHWQDVAVDLEKDRIYLPQKDMARFGYSEDHLRQRVVNKAFEDLLQMEVARTRQLFSVGRTLPERVFGRLRYELRFTWNGGVRILDKIEAVRYDVFTHRPVVTRADWFGIALRVLRP; this is encoded by the coding sequence TTGAGAAAGCTTCAGGAGACCCCTTCTCCCGTCCGAAGGATGGGAGAAGGTTGGGATGAGGGCACGTCAGCGGCTGTGCCCTCACCCCCGCCCTCTCCCGGCACTTCGGTCGGGCGAGGGAGTTCACAGGAAAAGCTCGGCTTGTTGCTTCCTCCGTCGGTCGCCGAGCCCTTCGGCCGGTCCTGGAGCGAGGCGGAAGCCTTTTCCTACTGCAAGCGGCTGACCCGGGGCCACTACGAAAATTTTCCTGTCGGATCCGTCCTGATTCCAGGCCGGCTTCAACCCGCTGTGCACGCCCTCTACGCGTTCATGCGGACCTCCGATGATTTCTCGGATGAAAACCGCCGAACCGGCGATGAGACGGAGCGGCTGGCGTGGCTCCGGAGCTGGGAGGCCCTTCTTGACGATTGCGTCAGAGGCGAAGCCCGTCACCCCATCTTCATCGCGCTGCGGCGAACGCTGGAGCAGCACCGCCTGCCGGTCGAATGGTTGAGGGATTTACTGCACGCCTTCCAGATGGATGTGACGGTGCGCCGCTACCAGACCTACGACGATCTTCTGGCCTACTGCCGTTACTCCGCCCACCCGGTCGGCCGGCTGATCCTGACGCTTTTCGGTTATCGTGACGAGGAGCTTTACCGGTTGTCCGACGCCATCTGCACCGGACTGCAGCTGGCCAATCACTGGCAGGACGTGGCGGTGGACCTTGAAAAAGACCGCATTTACCTGCCTCAGAAAGATATGGCACGTTTCGGTTATTCCGAAGATCACCTTCGCCAGCGGGTGGTCAATAAGGCTTTTGAGGACCTCCTCCAGATGGAAGTCGCGCGAACCCGGCAACTCTTTAGCGTGGGGCGCACGCTGCCAGAGCGCGTCTTCGGGCGGCTGCGCTACGAGCTGCGTTTCACCTGGAATGGAGGCGTGCGCATTCTCGATAAGATCGAAGCGGTCCGGTACGATGTGTTCACTCACCGGCCGGTGGTGACCCGGGCGGATTGGTTCGGAATCGCCCTCCGGGTGTTGCGGCCATGA
- a CDS encoding nucleotidyl transferase AbiEii/AbiGii toxin family protein has product MIPINHIHQQAARDGVKERAVEKDYALTWFLLALGELSEPLKGLRFKGGTCIRKMYFPHWRYSEDIDFTLTDPALLQSCAAWISQIAKKAGQLSGMAYTPQTPESQPETGQLENQVIYVDYVGPLQRTGSPRKFKVDITASERLIDPPTQRKVSGLFADQKDHHGKLNIYSLEEICSEKMRSLIQRREPRDLYDIWRLMSEVPELDRSKVTDMFMEKCRFKKIPLPTLRNLLGSHNIPTLEKLWSVRLGEQLADLPHFEEVIRETRRRLRACES; this is encoded by the coding sequence ATGATTCCCATCAACCATATTCATCAACAAGCGGCCCGTGATGGCGTTAAAGAACGCGCTGTCGAAAAAGATTATGCACTGACCTGGTTCCTTCTGGCTCTGGGCGAGCTTTCTGAACCGCTCAAAGGCCTCCGATTCAAAGGAGGCACCTGTATCCGCAAAATGTATTTCCCGCATTGGAGATACTCCGAGGACATTGATTTCACGCTGACCGACCCGGCCTTGCTTCAAAGTTGTGCCGCTTGGATCAGCCAAATAGCGAAGAAGGCCGGACAATTATCAGGAATGGCGTACACCCCTCAGACCCCCGAATCCCAGCCTGAAACGGGACAACTCGAAAACCAAGTGATTTATGTGGATTATGTCGGCCCGCTGCAACGGACCGGGTCCCCGCGCAAGTTCAAAGTGGACATAACAGCAAGCGAACGTTTGATCGATCCGCCCACGCAAAGGAAAGTGAGTGGACTCTTTGCGGATCAGAAGGATCACCACGGCAAGCTTAACATCTACTCCTTGGAGGAGATTTGCTCCGAAAAGATGCGGTCACTGATACAGCGTCGTGAACCGCGAGACCTTTACGATATTTGGCGCCTGATGAGTGAAGTTCCGGAGCTGGATCGGTCAAAAGTGACCGATATGTTTATGGAAAAATGTCGTTTCAAGAAGATCCCGCTACCGACTTTACGGAACTTGCTCGGCAGTCATAACATCCCAACACTCGAGAAACTATGGAGCGTCCGGCTCGGCGAGCAACTAGCAGACCTCCCGCATTTTGAAGAGGTTATCCGCGAAACGCGCCGCCGGCTGCGTGCTTGCGAGAGTTAG